A stretch of DNA from Acanthochromis polyacanthus isolate Apoly-LR-REF ecotype Palm Island chromosome 21, KAUST_Apoly_ChrSc, whole genome shotgun sequence:
ggttaattggtcattctaaattgtccataggtgtgaatgtgagtgtgattgtttgtctctgtgtgtagccctgtgacagactggtgacctgtccagggtgtcccctgccttcgtcctAAGTCAgggggatagactccagcccctccacgaccctaatgaggattaagcggtgtatagagaatggatggatgtctgtgcaaaaagttaaaatttaaTTTGTACAGGTTCCAACCATGTGcagtattttaaattatataaattATTATATTCTGCTGAAGTTTACTATTAGGACTGTAAAGCCCTTTGAAACTTGTGTCACCTAACTTTATTCTTGCTCTTCATGTGTGTCTTGTGCTTTACAGGTTTGGAGGACAGAGATGGCAGTGTGTGCACTGACCATGTTGGATGGGATGGAGGACGAGGTGACGGCAGCAGGCGGCGTTCTGCTGCTGGTCCTGGCCCTCATCTTGGCTTGGCTCTCGACCCACGTGGCCGACCGGGGAGACCACATCCTGGGCACCATCCTCACTGTGGGCGCTCACGCCTCCCTGATCGGACTGGGGGGCCATGACAACTACAGCGGGGGTCCTGCCGGTGCTGACGCCCCCGAACAGCAAACTCCTCCACCTTCACAGGAGAACAAGCCGGACGACAGCGAGCCGTCGGCCGAGAGGGGAGAGGGTGAGGGGACGGGGGAAGGGGCTGAGGGGGTTTGGACAGATCTTCTGCTGGACATACAGAGCAAACAACCTCAGGCTGGAAGACTGAACACTTCCGatggagaggatgaggaggatgatgaggaagatgaggagctggaggaggaagaaaagaaggCTATAAAGCCAGTTTTGACCACCGCCAGTACGACCACTTCCATCTCTGTCCGCTTGAAGTTTTTAAACGACACAGAGGAAGTGGCAGTCGTAGAACCACAGGACACAGTGGGAATACTGAAAAGGTTGGTGAAATAACCCTGAACATCCTCCATCAAGCATTATGCAGAGCTGGTTAAAGAAAAAGTTCAGGAACATCTGCATAATAGCTTCCATGCAGACAAGCCAGCAGCCAGTTAACttagaagaaaaactgaaaccagCTTTCTCAACTCTGTCCAGCagttaaaaaaatctgcctgCCAGCCGTAAAGCTTCCTAATTAAAATGCTGCTCCTCTCTTATTAAATTTGACAGGAAACAAAGGATGAAAACTTGTTCGTGTGATTTTAGAGGAAGTTGTTTTTGGCACTATTTTGTGGAGTCTCTGCTGGTTAACGTTGATGACGAGACTTCACGCACAAATGACCATGTGTGGATTTGTCACGTAGGCTTTTGtttccattaaacaaacaagatgtCACATTTTATTTAGCTTCAAAGGTGCCGGAAGACAGATTGTGTTGCCTTGAGACAGGGCCAGATGAACCGGTTCCAGGCTTACAGCTAAGCTAATTGACAGATTGCTGCAACTTTAGGTTTATTGTACAGACACAAGAGTGGGCTTTCATCCAACTcttgaaacaaaacacaaactattcCTTTGACCCTCGaaacctcaagcagtttctgggtgtgttTTTTTACTCGCTGTGGGCTCACTGTTCtctgcaatgtaaagtcctAAACTTCTATTAAAACTGCACAACTATGGCTAGAAGTAggaagaatttaaaaatgtcatctgTAAAGTGACAATTATGCCACAAATCAAAAGCTTAAAAAAGGGCAAACTTGAAATTCTtccattatgtattttttaaaaattgaaaagcctggaatcaacatgtgctACCCACACAAGAaaactctacatactatagatttTTACTACAGTAGTTagaatttgacatttgtttctgtacttACTTGAGGAGTTGTATCAGGTGGGAAAAtgttgaagcattttttttttttttaattttacagaacCTAATTAGTGCAAAGGTTTTATTTTGGGCCAGTGTTCAAATGaggcatgtagaataaagtgctCTGATAAATGGGAGTCATTTTGGGAATGTCTTCTAATggctcttctttttctcctgtcCTCTTTTCCAGCAAATGTTTCTCAGGTCGGGAGCATCAAATTAAGTTAATTTACCAAGGCCAGCTGCTGCAGGATCCCAAGAAGACTCTGCTCTCCCTGAACATCACGGACAACAGCGTGATCCACTGCCACGTCTCCCAGACCCTGCACGAGGCCGGTCCAGAGGAAGGGGCTCAGTCCGGGGCCGGAGCAGGAGCTGGGTCTGGGGTTTCCGGAGGGTTCAGGGCCGCCGGCGTGGCAATCAGCACTAGCAGCCTGGTGGTGCCTGTGTTCGTGGTGATACTGGCCGTGGTGTGGTACTTTCGCATCAACTACCGGCAGTTCTTCACCGCCCCCGCGACCATCTCCCTCGTGGGAGTCACTGTGTTCTTTAGCTTTCTGATATTTGGGATGCACAGCCGCTGAAAAGGCAAAGAAGAGGGCTCACGCTTAGAGCTGAATGTTGGGAGATGAAGTCAAAAATAGCTGCAGCGGTGGGCGAGCGTCTGGAGAGATGGACTAAAAGGGCCTGGGTGCAGATGCTACAGCTGatcgttgtgtgtgtgtttgtgggtggaTAGGTGAGCCTGTTGGTGCATATACCAAGAAAAGACAGATGAGTGATTGTACAGTACAAGTGCAGTAAATAATAATCTGCAGTGAGTGAGGAGTTTGCTTTAACTGAAACCTAATTTAGCTTCTCTGCAAACATGACTTAGTGGTTCACACCATGTTGTAACACTCTGGGTTTATCTCGTCATCATGCTTTCCTGGGCGTTATTCTTTTTCAAAGCACTGCttctatgtttaaaaaaaaaaaaaagcgcaaGATGCAAGAATCTGAAATCATTCTGAACCACTCACTGTTGTGCTGTGTGTGCCAGTTTGACTCTGtatctttattttatgttatttgacTGATTCAAGCTCTCTGTACGCTAATATAAACTGTACAGCTGCCTCAATGCAGACTGAattatgattattttctgtTGCTCCAAAATGTTGCTCTGTAGAAATAGGCTAATTTAAACAATCACTAGACATGGAAATAGACACCTTTTGAGAAGATGCTGTAAAtatgttgtgtattttctgtaaataaGATGATAGAATGAATCAGGTGAACCTGCATCTGGCACTTAAAGATTTGGAGGAGGGGCGTTCTACCCTTCTGATTATGCTGGACTGCTCTGGTGTCAGTGGTATCTCAAATTAAAGCATTTCAAACCAAACCTGCGCTCTAAAGAAGTCAGTCTCTACGTCCagtatgtgtttatttatataCAAACATCAGAATGCATggcagtgaagaaaaataaccCATGTATCACATCATGTTCAGATACAAGTcactcacacatgcactcatAATTTGTGCTTGTGCATGAGAAAATATCTCAACATTGCATTCTTTGTCAttgcacacagatacacaaagaGCCACAAGAGAACATCTGCTGTTAGCTTCATTCGCTAAAGGTGGCGTGAGCATCGGATCATACTTAGCTAACTACCTCAGTTACAGTTCATTTTATCGTTAGTGCACATTACAAGACTTTACTGGACAGGATTCACAAGGGCACAGCCaatgctgctgcagaaactAACAGAAACCTGACAAATGTGCTCCATATTGGAATTAAAATCAGGCTCTGGCAGATTGTCACattggagacaaaaaaaagtgaatgcACTTGAATTTAGGGATTGTATAAAAATTATTTGGAAGGTGAAGAGGCTTgaatgttactttttttttttttacaactgatAAAAAGCTCTCCATGACCAAAATGAATCTATTTTGTGCACCTTTTCCCAAATACCTGAGAATACTGACAAAGCTAAAACCTAGTGAacatttgagccattttgaaTAAGGAGACATTACTGGTTGTTATTTCATCAACCAAATGCTTTCTGGTCTCTGCTGTTGCTGACAATTtattctcttcctcttccaAAACTAACTTCTTAGTCCAACTGTATCAACCAAGCTTTGCTACAGACACGATTATTATCTGTGGATTTTGAAATAGAGTTTTCCCCCTATACATCTCACAGCAAGAACTGCAGAAAATTTCAGGCCAACAGCCTTTCGGTGAGTAATACGTGCTCTAAAAGAACGGGCTCATGTGACGGATTGTTC
This window harbors:
- the tmub2 gene encoding transmembrane and ubiquitin-like domain-containing protein 2; translated protein: MAVCALTMLDGMEDEVTAAGGVLLLVLALILAWLSTHVADRGDHILGTILTVGAHASLIGLGGHDNYSGGPAGADAPEQQTPPPSQENKPDDSEPSAERGEGEGTGEGAEGVWTDLLLDIQSKQPQAGRLNTSDGEDEEDDEEDEELEEEEKKAIKPVLTTASTTTSISVRLKFLNDTEEVAVVEPQDTVGILKSKCFSGREHQIKLIYQGQLLQDPKKTLLSLNITDNSVIHCHVSQTLHEAGPEEGAQSGAGAGAGSGVSGGFRAAGVAISTSSLVVPVFVVILAVVWYFRINYRQFFTAPATISLVGVTVFFSFLIFGMHSR